One Phaseolus vulgaris cultivar G19833 chromosome 2, P. vulgaris v2.0, whole genome shotgun sequence DNA window includes the following coding sequences:
- the LOC137809999 gene encoding transcriptional regulator SUPERMAN-like, with protein MAAEIGLVSMTQIQKLSQSQHLKNQQTQPNPNTTTTTTPSSWMWNPREQLQQQEDDDDSWEVRAFAEDTRNIMGTTWPPRSYTCTYCRREFRSAQALGGHMNVHRRDRARLHQPPPSSSSTTTTSSLPTSSPYINIPPQDLVANAGLCLLYHLPSSPSAPPFPNSPTSNGPSSSPSPSTFLSISSYPSNNFLMQTSFNFPSAPSAGINPATVSSFCYNNSSKVEQSATSSSFATGHLEELDLELRLGHKPTQTS; from the coding sequence ATGGCTGCAGAGATTGGCCTAGTCTCCATGACCCAGATCCAAAAATTATCACAATCCCAACACCTCAAAAACCAACAAACTCAACCAAACCCtaacaccaccaccaccaccacccctTCCTCTTGGATGTGGAATCCTAGGGAACAACTGCAGCAgcaagaagatgatgatgattcgTGGGAGGTcagagcttttgcagaagacACAAGGAACATCATGGGAACCACATGGCCTCCACGGTCCTACACCTGCACCTACTGCAGAAGGGAGTTCCGCTCCGCCCAAGCTCTCGGCGGCCACATGAACGTCCACCGCCGCGACCGTGCACGCCTCCACCAACCCCCTCcttcctcctcctccaccaccaccacctcttCTCTTCCCACTTCTTCACCCTACATCAACATCCCTCCTCAAGACCTTGTTGCAAATGCAGGGTTATGCCTCCTCTACCACTTGCCATCAAGCCCTAGTGCACCACCCTTCCCTAATTCCCCCACTTCTAATGGCCCTTCTTCTTCCCCCTCTCCATCCACTTTTCTCTCTATCTCCTCCTATCCTTCAAACAATTTCCTGATGCAAACTTCCTTTAATTTTCCCAGTGCACCATCAGCTGGGATCAACCCTGCTACTGTTTCCTCTTTCTGCTATAATAACTCTAGCAAAGTGGAACAATCGGCAACTTCTTCCTCTTTCGCTACCGGCCACCTGGAAGAGCTTGATCTAGAGCTCCGCCTCGGGCACAAGCCAACACAAACCTCATAA